TCGACCGGCACGCTGAGAACCTTGGCGATTTCGGTGTAGCGATGCTTTTCGAGCAAATCCAGGTGATTGCTGACGATTCGCGCCGCCAGCGACTCTTCCATCCCCAGGTTCTGCAACTGCGCGAGCAGACATTCACGAAGATCGCGCGCGGCGACACCGGGCGGATCGAAGCGCTGCACGCGCGCGAGCACGCGCTCGACCTCGGCGGGCTCAACTTCGAGCTGCGCCGCCAGCTCATCGAGCGGAGTTTCCAGGTATCCGTCTTGGTTGAGATTGTAGATGATGGTCGCGCCGATTTGCTGGTCGGATTCGGTCAGGTTCGAAAGCCTCAGCTGCCACATCATGTGGTCTTCGAGCGAGCTTCGGCGCAGGGGCGTGTTTTCCAGCGCGCTTCGATGGTCGTCGTCGGAATCAGGCGGCGTGCTTTCCTGCCAGTTGTTCGAATAGGTCTCGAGATATTCGCGCCAGTCGAGCTTTTCGAGATTGTTGAGTTCCTTGAGTTCGAGCGCGGCGTCACGCGCTTCGGTCTCGACGCTGGGCGCGGGTTTTTCCTCGCGCGAGCCGGTTTCCCAATCGTCGTCGGAATTTGCGCCGGCGGCGCCGTCGGCCTCGGCCGGCAACGGTTCACCGTCGGCTTGGGCGGGGGCCTCGGGATCGGACACCTCGGATTCGGAAGCGGCTTCGGCGGGACTCTGATCGAGCGGCTCGAGCATCGGATTCTGTTCGAGTTCCGACTGCACGATCGCTTCGAGTTCAGGGAGCGAAAGCTGCAGAATTTTGATCGCCTGCTGGAGCTGCGGCGTCATCACCAGTTGCTGGCGAAGCCGCAGGTCCTGTCCGAGTTTTACTTCCAGCGCCATCGAAGAATTGTTTGCTAATCCGTTGCAGCGGCCGGCGCCGCGCCCGCACCCGGCGATGCCTCCGAATGCGGGAACAGTACCGCATGAGCGCAATCGACCACGCTCTGGCTGGTGTTGAGATACACCGTGATCTTACAGCCGGTAATCTGATCGTTGCCGTCATGCGCGACCGGACTGCCGGTCAAGACTACGGTGTGGTTGGTCTGGTCCATTACGCCGTGCTTGCCGGTGGCCCATCGCGTGCCCTGGCTGAGCCGAACGTTCCCGTCCGCGACCATGTCCTTCATCTGTTTGAAGTCTTTGTCGAGATAGTTTACCCGCAGCTGATCGCTGGTAAGTTGAGCGTCCGCCTGGGTAGCGTGCACATCTCCCACCCACAGGACCGAATGATTCTGGTAATCGAGCGACATCGACTTGGACTTTATATCGATCGGGGCTTTGTTGTTGCCGAATTGCATACCCCCGAACGCACCGCCTTGTTGGGGAGCATTTGACGCGAGCTTGGTTTCGCCGCCGGACGCCTTGTGCGCCTTGTGCGGCGCGACAGCTTCGGCCGGCGCGGTGGCGCTCGCCGGGGGAGTCGCGGCTGCGGGAGCGCTCGCCGCAAAAGTCGGCGGTTCGGCTGCGGGCACGTCAGCCGAGACCGGCGCGAGCGTCATCGGCGGCGCAATCGCGCCAGCCGGCGGGGCTGTCGCGGCGGTCGTTACTGGCATTGATTCCGGGGCAACCGCCTCCGGAGCGGTCGTGGTCGTAGCAATTGACGGCGCCGCGGCGGGTGCAACGTCTGCTGCGGTGACCGGCACAGCCGCCACCGAAGGCGGCGCTTCTGCCGGAGCAGGCGCGATCGCGACGGCCGGCGCCGAAGGCGGCGCTTCGGCCGGAGCCGTCGCCACCGACGGTTGAGCCTGCGAGCCGCTGCCGTTGGTGTCCGATGCAGCCGCAGATGGCGGCGTGCCCGGCACTCCACCGGTCACGCTGATCGAATCGCCGCTTAAATCGTCGCTGTTGGCGGGCTGGGGAGCGGACGCGGCCGGCGACGCCGAATTCGCCGGTTCGTTGCGGATCGAATCACCGACCGTGCCCGAACCCATCGCAGGCCCTGAATCCGGCGACGACCTCGGCGCATTGACGCCGTCCTGAGCCCATGCCGGCGATGCGAGCGCAATTGCGACTATCGCAGTCGCGACGATACGCGACGCCCGACTAACTTTGCTTGGATTTTTCACTATCGTTCTTCGGTGTGACTACGGTCTCCACCTGCGTATTGAGCTGGAAGACACGCGTTTTGGGATGACCGCTCAGCCCTACCCCAGTCACTTTCAGTCCGTCGCCGACGACCGTCACGAGACCCGGCGCTTCGACCTTGTCATCATCAGGCATGAAGGTCGCGGAATCGGTGCTGAGAACGTAATCGCCGAAGTGGATGACCGTGCCTCCGGTCAAATACGCGCGCGTCACATGATTCCCGTTCAAGGTCAAATCCGCATGCGGTGCATTGACGACCACCGGCTTGCCGTCCGACGAGTCCATCGTGACCACAGCGTCGGTCAGCTTCAGCGTGGTCTTGTCAGCGGCGTAGTCAGCCTCGGCCGCGGTCAGCACCCACTGCCGCTCGCCGGCTTTCATCTGCGTCCAATGAAAATTATGCGCACGAAGGAGAGTTCCGGGGACCATCCCGGCCGCGGCCGGCAACACTTTAGCAGCGGAGCGATGGCGCACGATCCAAATGGTCGCAATCAGCAGGAAAATAAGCGCGGCCGCTCCGAAACCGGCCAGCGCCCTGGCGATTTGCCTGGGACTCAACATCAATCTCTCCGATGCTTGAGGGTATCAAGCGCTTTTTTCCAAGTAAACCGAGCGGCGCTTCGGCACCATACTTGCAAAACAGCGCGAACTTGCGCTCGCTACTTTGCAACCACCGCGCGTAACCCCACACAAACCCGGTTAGCGCAAATCAGTCGGCCTCGCGGGACAGGTGATGGATTCGCTTGAGCGTGTCGAGCAACGCCGGCAGGTCGTCGAGCCGATATGAATTGGGGCCATCGCTGAGCGCGCGGTCGGGATCCTCATGCACTTCCATGAAAATTCCGTCGATTCCCGCCGCAGCCGCCGCGCGCGCCAGCGGCGCTACGAACTCGCGCTGACCGCCCGAGCGTTCGCCGCCGGCGCCCGCGCCCGGAAGCTGCGCCGAGTGGGTCGCATCGAAGACGACGGGGTAGCCGAATCCGCGCATTATCACGAGCGATCGCATGTCGGAGACGAGATTATTGTAGCCAAACGAACACCCGCGCTCGGTCAGAATGATTCGCCGCGTACCGGCCGCCTCGGCCTTCGCGACCACCGCCTTCATGTCCCACGGGGCGAGGAACTGGCCCTTCTTGATGTTAACGGCGCACCCGGTCTTCGCGGCGGCGTCGATAAGATCGGTCTGGCGGGAGAGCAGCGCGGGAATCTGAATCACGTCGACGACCTCGGCCGCGGCCACGGCTTGCGACGGTTCGTGGATGTCGGTCAGCACGGCCACGCCGGCCTCGCGCTTCACGCGCGCCAGAATCTCGAGCCCGGCGATCAAGCCGGGGCCGCGAAACGAGCTGTGACTGGTGCGATTGGCCTTGTCGAATGAAGACTTGAAGACCAACGGCAGCTTGGCGCGACGAGCGATATCAGCCAGCCGGGTCGCGTGGCGGATGCATGATTCGTAGCTCTCGATCACGCATGGACCCGCAATCAGCACGAGTTCCGGCCCGCCAAAAACGGCGTCGCCGGCTTTGACCCGGGCCACGCTCACGAAACCGATCTCAGCTCCCGCACCTTCGGGCTCTTCACCGCAAGCTCCGAGCGGCGCTGTACGGCCGCGCGAATCAAACCGCGAAACAGCGGATGACAATCGAGCGGACGCGACTTCAGCTCGGGATGGAACTGGCAGCCGAGAAACCACGGATGCCCCTTCAACTCCATTATCTCGACCAGGCTGTTGTCGGGTGAAGTGCCGGTCGCGATGAGGCCGACTTTCTCGAGCCTCTCGCGATATGCGTTGTTTACTTCGAAGCGATGGCGATGGCGCTCCGAGATGCGCGCCTTGCGGTACAGCGACGCCGCCAGCGAGCCCGACTTCAGCATGCACGGGTACGCGCCCAGGCGCATCGTGCCGCCCTTTTTCGAGACGTCGCGCTGCGACTCCATGATGGCAATGACGGGGTCGGGCGAGTCGGGCGCGTTTTCGGAGGTGTTGGCGCGCTTGAGGCCGAGCAGGTCGCGCGCCGCCTCGATCACCATCATGTGCAGGCCGTAGCAGATGCCGAGAATCGGCACACCGTTTTCGCGGGCGTAGCGGACGGCGCGAATCATGCCCTCGGTGCCGCGCTCGCCGAAGCCGCCGGGAACGATTATCGCGTGGGCCTGGGCCAGCCGCTCCTCGACGTTTTGCTTTTCGAGCTCTTCGGAATCGACGTAGTCGATGTTGACCCGGGCCTCATTGCTGATCGCGCCGTGCGCGATCGCTTCGTGCAGGCTCTTGTACGCATCCTGCAGGTTGACGTACTTGCCGACCACCGCGACGTTGAGGGTAACTTTGGGATTTTGCGCGGTCTTGACGATTCGCCGCCACTTGGAGAGGTTCGGCGCGCCGGTCCAGATGTTGAGCTTCTCGCACACGCGCTGATCGAAACCCTCGTCGTGAAAACGCAGCGGCACTTCGTAGATCGTCGGCACGTCCGGCGCCGAGATCACGCAGTTCTCCTCGACGTTGCAGAAGTGGGCAATCTTCGCCTTGAGCTTTTGTTCGAGTTGGCGATCGCATCGGCAGAGCAGGATGTCGGGCTGAATCCCCAGGCCGGTCAACTCTTTGACGCTGTGCTGCGTGGGCTTGGTCTTGAGCTCGCCAGCGGTGGGGATAAACGGCACCAGCGTCAGGTGCACGTACAGGACATTTTCGCGGCCGAGGTCCCAGCGGAACTCGCGCACGGCTTCCAGGAACGGCAGGCTTTCGATATCGCCGACCGTCCCGCCGATTTCGACGATGATCAGGTCCGCGCCCTCGGCAGCGCTCAAGATGCGCCGTTTGATCTCGTCGGTGATATGCGGAATCACCTGCACGGTCGCGCCCAGGTAGTCGCCGCGCCGTTCGTTCTGAATAACCGTGTCGTAGATCTGGCCGGTGGTGCAGTTGTTGCGCCGGCCCATCGGAGTCTGCACGAAGCGCTCGTAATGGCCCAGATCGAGATCGCTCTCGGTGCCGTCGTCGGTTACGAACACTTCGCCGTGCTGGGTGGGACTCATCGTGCCGGGATCCACGTTGATATAGGGATCCATCTTCAGCAGCGTGACCTTGAGCCCGCGCGCCTCGAGCAGCGCGCCCAGTGACGCCGCGGCCAGGCCCTTGCCAAGCGACGAGACCACGCCGCCGGTTACGAAAATAAATTTTGTCTTTCCCCGCTCCACGTCGAATCCCTCCCCATCCTCAACGAGTTGATTCAGCCGCCAACGCGCGGGCGCGCGCCAAGTCGTCCGCGGTGTCCACTTCCAGCGAAGGCGCCACCGATTTAACCACTCTGATCGTGTAGCCATGCTCGAGCGCGCGCAACTGCTCGAGCTTTTCCAGGCTCTCCAACACACCCATCGGCAGGGCGGCGAATTTCATGAGGAACTCGCGCCGATAAGCATAAACACCGATATGGCGCAGCGCCGCTTTGGGCATCCCGCCGCCGCGCGCGTGTGGAATCGGACTTCGCGAAAAGTATAGCGCGTTCCCGTCGGCGCCGCACACGACCTTCACCTTGCTCGGATTCGTCCATTCGGCCAGGTCTTCGATCGGCGCCGCCAGCGTCGCCATTTGAATCGACGCGTCGGAGCGCATCGCCGCCGCCAGCGCATCGAGATCCGCCGGAGCGATAAACGGTTGATCGCCCTGCACGCTGAGATAGACGTCGGCGACAATCTTGGATGCGACCTCGGCGATTCGATCGGTGCCGCTCTGATGCGCCGGCGAGGTCATGATTGCTTCGCCGCCGGCCGCGCGCACCGGCGCCGCGATTCGTTCGTCGTCGGTCGCAACGATCACGCGCGCAACCGACTTTGCCTTCGACGCCTGCCGCCACACCCGGACCACCATCGGCACTCCCGCGATCTCCGCCAGCGCCTTTGCGGGCAGGCGGGAAGACGCGTACCGCGCCGGTACGACGGCGATCACTGAGACGTCGGCCAGAAACTTTCTCCGCTGTTCGAGGTTGTCGATCCGAGGGGCACGTACATTGGTAACCGCCCGCCGCGGCGTTTGTCAATTTCGCGCCGTTCGATTGCCAACAACTTCGGCTTCTTACCTCGCCCGTTATTTCAGGCGATTATGCACCCCTTGACTATCATGGTGGGATGCGCTATATTTGATTCATGCGCAAGAACAATCAGGCAGAACACGAACCGAAGCTGATCGTAAAACAGTTGACCCTTGGGGGATTCGACCGCATGTTTCCTGATGAGGATTCCTGCAAGGCGTATCTCCGCGATCAACGCTGGCCGAAGGGCGTCCGTTGCCCACGTTGCGGAAATGAAAAGGTTTACGCGAGCAAGGCGCGGCCCTTTCATTGGCAGTGCACCAAATGCGGGAAGACTCCGCGCGCTCCTTACAGGTTCTCGGTCACCGTCAATACGGTTTTCGAGAACACGAATTACAAGTTGTTGATCTGGTTCAAGGTTCTCTACTTGATGCTGACCAGCAAAAAGGGAATCAGCGCACTTCAAATCCATCGGATGATCGGGTCCGGTTCGTATCGCACCGCATGGTTTATTTGCCATCGGCTTCGCGCCGGATTGGCCGATCCGGATTTTCGCCAACTGATGGGCATCGTCGAGGTTGACGAAACCTATATCGGCGGAAGTGACCGTAACCGGCACGCCAATAAGAAGCATCACAAGACTGGCGGGTGGGATAAAACTCCCGTCATTGGCGCTATCGCGCGCAAGGGCAACGTGGTCTGCAAAATGATCGAGAACGCCGACATGCCCACTATGAGCCGATTTGTGGCCGAAGCGGTTAGTCAGAAAGTGTCGCTGGTCGCGACCGATGAACATAGCGGTTACCAGTATTTGGATCGCTGGCAGGGCTACCCCCATCAGACGATTCGCCACGGCCAAGGAGAATATGTTCGCGGCGAAGTCCATACGAACAATATCGAATCGTTTTGGTCGCTGTTGAAGCGCGGGATCGTCGGCACGTACCACAACGTCAGCAAGAAATATCTGCCGCTGTATTTGAATGAGTTTTCGTTTCGGTTCAACAATCGCAAGGAAAGCGACATTTTCGGGAAGGCGATAGCAGGATGCTGAAGCGACCTGACTGGCGGGCGCTTCAGCGGTCGCCAGCCAGAAAGCCGACGCAATTGGATTTGTTTCCGAGAGCACGGTGCTACACCTGATTGGCGGCAGAAGCTTTGAGCGCGCGCCGCTTCGCGGCTCTGCGTTTCTGCGCCGCATAGTGCGGGTGCGTTTTTAGGTGATACTCGCCGCAGGGACGGCAGAAAAAATGAATGATCTTTTGCTTGTACATTTTCAGCCCCAACGTTCGCGATGTTCTTCCATCTCAGCAATCACGGATTGAAGGGACGCATTTTCGCGCTTACGGACATAGTGGGCACAGTACGCGAACACCCCACACGCAAAGAAAGAGCATGCGGCGACTATTACCCACGGAACCCAAAGCGACGGCTGTTTTGGGTCGTAGGCAAGCTTTGTTTGAATGCCTGCGGACAACAAAATTCCAAACGCGCCACTGGCGAGATTCGAGAGCACTCCGGCGCCGTAGAGTTTGCATTGATCGAGTTCGCCGATCAGCCGCACCCAAGTATTGCGATAGATCACAACCTGCCGTGTCATATCGCCGCTCGGCGGAACCAGGGTGAGGTCGTTACGTATTGTGAGTGGCTTCTCTCCAACAGGCGCGATCGGGGCAGATTCTTCTGTTTGCATCTGCTTAGCCCTCGCTCTGAAGAAGACCCATGATTATGGCATTCAGAAGAATCGTATTGCCGCAGTGACCGCATACGACGGCGACGCACGGGTTGATTCGTGGCGGTTTTTGCAATCCGGGGGTACTTGTCGGAATTTGAGTGAAAGAAGGGCCGATTGCCCACTCTTCGTGATTGCAGAGCGGGCAGGGTCGATGTGCTGGCCAGCGGCTTATAAGCCATTCGTTGGCCGCCGCTAAATCTACTTGACCAGTTTCGAGGGCGGTCTTTTGCGCTTCCTTTAACCGCCTCATCCTTTCCATCAATTCTGGGACCGGCGTATCGTCGGAATACGCCCCAAGTTTTCCTTCCTTCGTTAACCGCAGCACTTCGTCCAGCGATTTCATCCATTCCGCGATCTCGGCAACCTGTTTTCCCACCCCCAACGTCGCGGCGTTCAGGGCGTTCACTTTGGATGCGGCGTGCTTCGTCAGATCTTCGGCCCACTTGCGGGTTTGTTCCCCCGCAGTGGCGTAGCTGTCCAAGAACTTGCGAATGTCTGCGTTCCGTTCCGTGAACGCTCTCAAAAACTCCCCGACCGCTTCGGTTTTCTCTTTGTCTTTTTCGTCTGCCATAGGGCAGAGCATAGACCCAGCACCCGTTGCTAGTCAAGGTCGGCATAATCGCCTTCTTTCACGGGAGAGGAGGCCGAGCGTAGCGAGGTAGGTGAGAGTGCAGCCTGCGCCCGGAAACATTCCGCCGCCATAAACAAACCTACGGCTGTCAATGGGGATGAATTAGTTCAGCCTGACCCCGGCTGATGCAGCGTGCTATGCGTACGCTATGGTCAACCGCCAGGATGTCCCGTACTCACTCGCCTCGCCCGAAATCGGGCGACCCCTGCGTCTGGCAAAAATTATTTTTGACGGAACAAAGCTAGCCATAGAGCGCAGCCGTCCCAAAACCACTACCGATGGTGTGAATTGCTCTCCTCAGCTCTTTTCGATCAGTCAGAATCAGGCCCGTCGCAGTCTTCGGATCGAGAAACTGAACCAGCACCGGCTCGATTGCCGAGACACCGACGATAGTCGCGGGTTTTCCGTCGCGTCACAAACGAACGGGCGACCCGGTAAGGGCCGCCCATCGAAAACAGATCGCGACGCGCGCGCGAACTACTTGCCGCGAATGCGCGTGCGGCGCATCTTGCGCAGCCGTGACTTCGCCTGATGCGGATCGCTCTTCTTCTTGCGCGCAAGTTTGCGATTGCGCCGATTTCGCTGCTTCGAGGCTACCTTCATTGGTTCTCCTGGTTCGGATTATACGACGGCGGCGCCGATGCGTTGTACGCCTCGCCCGGTCCGGTCTGCGGGGCGGCGAACGCTACCGGGCTTATCGCCATCACTTCGGTCATCGCCTGCCCCTGGTTCTGCACGATCACTCGTCCGAGCGGTTCTCCCGTCACGACCGGCCCATCGATTGCCGGCGGTACATCGTACACGAGCGTGACCGCCGAGGCATCGGCCTTCGGCACCACAACTTTGAGATCGCTCGCCGCGACCGGTTGAATCAGCGGGCCCGAACTGACCTGCACCTGGACCGGAAGCGGCTGGCCGGACTTGAGCAGCGGCACCGAGGTGAATTGCTCGAAGCCCCACTCCATCACTTTCGCCGCCTGCGCAAAGCGTTGCTGATTCGACGGGGCGCCGAGAATCACCGCGATCAGCCGCATGCCGCCGCGCTTGGCCGTGCTCGTGACGTTGAACCCCGCCTGAAACGTGAATCCGGTCTTGAGCCCGTCGCATCCTTCGAAATGCCCGATCAGATGATTGGTATTGTTCAGCATGCAGACGCCGTTGTCGAAATCGATCTTCTGCTGGCTCGACCAGCTCAGCAGACTGGTCTCGCGGATGATCGCGCGACCGACCGTGGCCAGGTCGTAGGCGTCGGTGCGATCCGCATCATGGGCCGGACGCGGCGGCAGTCCATCGACGGTCCGATACTGCGTATGCGTCATCCCGAGTTCCTGCGCCCGCTCGTTCATCATGCGGACCATCGCCTCGACCGATCCGCCGATCTTTTCGGCGACTGCGACCGCGGCGTCATTGGCCGATTTGACCAGCGCCGCTTTCATCAACTCGCGCAGCGGATAGACGTCGCCCTGCTTGAGGCCGATGCGCGAGCCGCCGGTATGCGCGGAGCGTTCGGAAATTCTGACCAGGTCATCGTACTTGAAACGACCGGCGTTGATCTGCTCCTGCGTGACCAGCAGGAGCATCATCTTGGCCATCGAGGCCGGCGGCCATTCCATGTCGGCGTTGTACGCCATCAGCACGCGGCCGCTGTCGGCATCCTCGAGCAGCGCACCCTTGTAGAGCGGGGCTCCCGTCGCTCTTGCCGTCCGCTTCGACCGGACCGCCTTATGCCGGCGCGATTGCGCGGTCGCGCCCGCGGGCGACGCCGCGAACACGACGGCCGCGCTCAACATCATTGCCGAGCCAAACAAGACCGCAGATTTTAAATTAACGATTGCCCGCCTCCACCTGCCCAATTCCACCACCGGTTTGTCTCCTGTCGAAATCCGATTCGTCCCGTTCAAGGAATGCGGATGAAACCGCTTGATTCGGGCGCGCCCTTCGAGCCGCTGCTCTTGACGTGTTGCAGAATCGCGAGGTTGGTCCGCGCCGGCGCGTAATCGGGAATCTCACCAACCAGTTCGTTCCATTCCTGGCTCGCCCTGACGTAGTTGCCTTCCTCGGCGTAGATTGCGGCCAGGGTGTTGCGCGCGTCCGGTTGACTCGGATCAATTCGTAGCGACAGTAGCGCTTCCTGCTCGGCTTGTGCGAGCGCGCCGCGCCGCTCGTATGCCAGCGCGAGGTTGAAATGGGTCTCGGGCCGTTCCGGTCCGAGCAGCGCCGCCAGCCGCAGCACTTGAGTCGCGTCGCGAGTCTGCCCGTTTTCGAGGTAGAGCAGGCCGAGGTTCAGGAACAACTGCCAGTCATCGAGGCCAAGGCCGATCGCCTTCTGATACTCGGCGAGTTCCTGGCGATGCTGTCCGACGACGCCGTAGGCGAAACCCAGATGGTAATGCGCGAGCGCGTTGGTGGGATCGTCGCTGATCACGATGCGATGACGGCGGATTGCCTCAGGGTAATCTTCCATACCCAGAAAGTAATCCGCCAGCGGATCGCAAACTTGCTCGTCGTAAGAACTGCTTTTAGCGCTGGCCCGCGCGCTGACCGGCGACTGGAGCACCAGCGCAATCAGAACCAAAAGACAAATGCTCGAACGGCGACAACTCAACAACTTACTATCTCCCGCGTCCCCGCAGGAAGAAATCTGATGTTAGCAGGAATTTTCGCTACAAAAAAACGCGCAGTGTGTTTTTAACGCCGCGAGCGGAAAAAAAAGGCGTCGTGCCAGCCGCGGACCGGATAAATCCGGGTTCACGCGGCTGGCCGGACGCCGGGGGCGAAGCCATCTTTGCCCCCCGATCCTGGGTGGATCGATAGACCTTAAGCGAATCGAACGAGGGCGGCTGCCAATGCAGCCGCCCTCGTGGCTATCAAGCCTGAGCGAAATTACGGAGTAGCGGGAGCGGGAGCCGCCGCGCCACCAGCCGCTGCACCGGCCTTTTCTCCTGCCGCTGCTCCTGCCTCGGCGCCAGCTTTTGAGCCAGCTGCCTCGCCTACGGCCGTCGCCTTCTTGTGGCGACGATGTTTACGCTTGGCCGCCGATGCTACCTTGGCCGGGGCTGCCGCGCTCGCCTCGGCCGCGGGAGCTGCAGCCGGGGCATCCTGGGCGAAAGCCGGCATCGCCAACGCGGCGGCGAAGAAAGCTGCGGAAAGAACTGAAAGGGTGCGCTTCATACTCTTGGATCTCCTTGATCTGGGCGGCCCTTAATGGACCGCAAAGTGACTATTAAGGGTATTGCTATACCCGTGCCATCGGCGTGACGGCAAGATCTCCGTGGAACTACAAGGGAATTTCGCCGGGAGGACGCTCCGCGATGACGCAATCGGTCTATCGTCTATCCGCTTTGCGTCTGCGCTGGTATCCCTTCACGGTCGCCCCCGCCCCCTAACCGCGCGCCCGGCGCTCGGCCCTGAGCTCTCGATAGAGCGCGATTAGCTCCTTAAATGCCCGCGCGACCACTTTGAGATTGGCGCCCGACTGCTCGCCCGTCAGCCGGGGCAGATGCTTCACGTCCACTTCTATTACCTTCGCATTACGGCCGGCCAGCCGCGCCATCAGCTCAGTCGAGATCATCGCGCCATGCGCGCGCAAATCCATCCCCTCGAGCTTCTCGCGCTTGAACAATTTGAAGCCGCAATCGATATCGCTGATCGTGATGCCGAGTAGCACCCGAACCAGCAGGGTCCACGCCTTGCCGTTGATTCTGCGAATCAGAGGGTCGGCACGGCGCACTCGGTGCCCGGCAACGACGTCGTATTGGGGGACAAACGCGGTCAAACGCTCGAGATCTGAAGGATCGAACTGCCCGTCGCCGTCGCATAGCAGCACGTACTGCTTGGTCGCGGCCCGAATTCCGGAGATCACCGCACCGCCGTAGCCTTGGTTGACCTGGTGGCGTACGAGCTTGACGTGCGTATCCTCCGCGGCT
This region of Candidatus Binatus sp. genomic DNA includes:
- a CDS encoding glycosyltransferase family 2 protein, with translation MSSPARIPAISVFLPSHNEEGNVERVVRSYLAELPRVADDFEIIVVDDGSRDRTGEIAERLAAEDTHVKLVRHQVNQGYGGAVISGIRAATKQYVLLCDGDGQFDPSDLERLTAFVPQYDVVAGHRVRRADPLIRRINGKAWTLLVRVLLGITISDIDCGFKLFKREKLEGMDLRAHGAMISTELMARLAGRNAKVIEVDVKHLPRLTGEQSGANLKVVARAFKELIALYRELRAERRARG